One window from the genome of Garra rufa chromosome 1, GarRuf1.0, whole genome shotgun sequence encodes:
- the LOC141330287 gene encoding GTPase IMAP family member 8-like produces MKPTVNIVLLGKKGAGKSAAGNTILGPEAFVSKKSSKLVTRDVVVKSKTLFDMLVNVYDTPGFCDAELSEGEFDQMINEKILQKCESDLCVFLLVVKADSFAEEDRKTVKKIETLLGKSRLDKTWILFTKGDELQEENMTIKEFLDESEPFKELVAKYNQRYHVFNNKTECTSQVRMLLTKFFQRSLGLNASDGGVLTRLIPKSRTNTDDEQQTLVTNPSSRRIVLLGKSGVGKSAAGNTILGQKMFKSEQTMISVTSKCSIEQATVSGRSVSVVDTPGFFDTQMKRKDLKEEIARSVYLSSPGPHAFLIVFPVIGRFTEQEEEIPELIEIMFGEEVLKYSIILFTHGDLLEKDIKKVVQGNSRLRHLFQKCEGRYHIFNNKNEKSREQVDNLLQMIDKMIEQNGGYYSNQMFEDAYRFRQENEKRQLEKKEQIIQQEEEKSDPHFQQFYEQYMGRFGFLGFALGAFTEAVEAVGKAVKATGEVVVAASKAVGKAVGEAVVATGKAVGKAVEATGEAVVAVGKAVGKPVVALIRFFKS; encoded by the exons ATGAAACCAACTGTAAACATTGTGTTACTTGGGAAAAAGGGAGCTGGGAAAAGTGCAGCAGGAAACACAATACTAGGACCAGAAGCGTTCGTATCAAAGAAGAGCTCGAAATTAGTCACACGAGATGTTGTTGTCAAATCTAAAACTCTCTTTGACATGCTAGTCAATGTTTACGACACACCAGGATTCTGTGATGCAGAGCTGAGTGAAGGAGAATTTGACCAGATGATCAATGAAAAGATTCTTCAGAAATGtgaatcagatctctgtgtgttTCTGCTGGTCGTCAAAGCTGACAGTTTCGCTGAAGAAGACAGAAAAACTGTGAAAAAGATTGAGACGCTCCTGGGAAAAAGTCGCTTGGATAAAACCTGGATTCTCTTCACCAAAGGAGACGAACTGCAGgaagaaaacatgacaataaaagAATTTTTGGACGAGTCTGAACCCTTCAAGGAGCTTGTAGCAAAATATAATCAGAGATATCATGTGTTCAACAACAAGACAGAATGTACCAGCCAAGTTAGAATGCTGCTTACGAAATTTTTCCAGAGGTCATTGGGCTTAAATG CATCAGATGGAGGGGTGCTGACCAGACTGATTCCTAAAAGCAGAACAAACACTGATGATGAACAGCAGACTCTTGTGACCAATCCTTCATCCAGAAGGATTGTTCTTCTGGGCAAAAGTGGTGTTGGGAAAAGTGCAGCTGGAAACACAATACTGGGGCAGAAGATGTTTAAGTCTGAGCAGACAATGATTTCCGTAACCAGTAAATGTTCAATAGAGCAGGCCACTGTCTCTGGCAGATCTGTGTCTGTAGTTGACACTCCTGGATTCTTTGACACCCAGATGAAACGTAAAGACTTAAAGGAAGAGATCGCAAGAAGTGTTTATTTATCCAGTCCTGGACCTCATGCTTTTCTCATTGTGTTTCCTGTGATTGGGAGATTCACTGAGCAGGAGGAGGAGATCCCTGAACTCATTGAAATAATGTTTGGAGAGGAGGTTCTAAAATACTCCATCATTCTCTTCACTCATGGAGATCTGTTGGAAAAAGATATAAAGAAAGTTGTTCAAGGGAACAGTAGATTAAGACATCTTTTTCAAAAATGTGAAGGCAGATATCACATCTTcaacaacaaaaatgaaaaaagcaGAGAGCAGGTGGACAATCTACTGCAGATGATTGACAAAATGATAGAGCAGAATGGAGGTTACTACAGTAATCAGATGTTTGAAGATGCTTACCGTTTCAGACAAGAGAACGAAAAGAGGCAACTGGAAAAGAAAGAACAGATAATACAACAGGAGGAGGAAAAAAGTGACCCTCATTTTCAGCAATTTTATGAACAGTACATGGGTAGGTTTGGTTTTTTAGGTTTTGCTTTGGGAGCATTTACTGAAGCGGTTGAAGCTGTTGGTAAAGCTGTTAAAGCTACTGGTGAAGTTGTTGTAGCTGCTAGTAAAGCTGTTGGTAAAGCTGTTGGTGAAGCTGTTGTAGCTACTGGTAAAGCTGTTGGTAAAGCTGTTGAAGCTACTGGTGAAGCTGTTGTAGCTGTTGGTAAAGCTGTTGGTAAACCTGTTGTAGCCCTTATtcgtttttttaaatcataa
- the LOC141330491 gene encoding uncharacterized protein: protein MVFVKEESEKDTSEPEPWRIKQEEPETCVIKDEERGGLVKVKEEKQDLNEVEEKRQDQKDHGVNGEKSVSCSNQKTEVKKPFICSQCGNTFTCNRSLRDHMLIHAGIKPFSCSQCAKSFTRKASLQDHMRIHSGTKPFSCSRCGKRFTQKGHLRVHLLTHSSEKPFNCTQCQKSFTLKVNLEDHMRIHSGKKPFSCSECGKSFTQKGQLKSHLLTHTSEKPFLCCQCGKSFARKGDLKAHMAIHSEIKPFTCSQCGRTFKYKTTLKRHMQIHIG from the exons atggtgtttgttaaagaggagagtgagaaGGACACGAGTGAACCAgaaccctggagaataaaacaagaggaaccagaaacctgcGTAATAAAAGACGAGGAAAGaggag GCCTGGTAAAAGTAAAGGAAGAAAAACAAGATCTGAATGAGGTGGAGGAGAAACGTCAGGATCAGAAAGATCATGGTGTCAATGGAGAAAAGTCAGTGAGTTGCAGCAATCAGAAAACCGAAGTCAAAAAGCCTTTtatctgctctcagtgtggaaacacTTTCACATGTAACAGAAGCCTCCGGGATCACATGTTAATTCATGCTGGGATcaagcctttcagctgctctcagtgcGCAAAATCTTTCACACGTAAAGCAAGTCTTCAGGATCACATGCGGATTCATTCTGGAACaaagcctttcagctgctctcgGTGTGGAAAGAGGTTCACACAGAAAGGACATCTTAGGGTACATCTGCTGACTCACTCTTCAGAAAAGCCTTTCAACTGCACTCAGTGCCAAAAGTCTTTCACGCTTAAAGTAAACCTTGAGGATCACATGCGGATTCATTCTGGAAaaaagcctttcagctgctctgagtgtggaaagagttttacacagaaaggACAGCTTAAGAGTCATTTGCTAACTCACACTTCAGAAAAACCTTTCCtctgctgtcagtgtggaaagagtttcgcacGTAAAGGAGACCTAAAGGCTCACATGGCAATTCATTCTGAAATTAAGCCTTttacctgctctcagtgtgggaggacttttaaatataaaacaaccCTTAAGAGGCACATGCAAATTCATATTGGATGA